The segment AGTGTGAAACATTTTCCCATGGGATAGTTTTATCGTAGTCCTCTGAATCAAAAGCCTCTAATTACTCTCCAGCTGCGCGCGTCTAAAACCCAGATCATTCCTCATACCCTCCTCTCAGGCGGCGCAGTATTTCAAGACCGTTTTTGTTTACCTTTTTCCTTCCCCTCAAATTTTTGACTGAATCAAAAATACGTTTTTTCCCTTACTCTACCTTCCAGTCCAAAAACCTTTTTTCAAATTGATCCGGCGTAACAAGGACAGCCCTAACCTATGGTCCATCTGAACACAAACTTGACAATATTGATTGCATTGAATACATTGATATCATCGGTTAATTCATGGAGGTTTAAGTCTATGGCAAGTTTAACAATTCGAAATATTGATGATTCTCTTAAAGCTACTCTCAGAATGAGTGCAGCCTTAAATAAAAGGTCGATGGAGGAAGAAGCCAGACAAATCCTTAAGCGTTATTTATTGCATCAAAAATGTTCCACTGGCATTGGCACTCGTATTTCAAAGCTTTTTTCAGAAATTGGTGGTGTAGAGTTGCCCCAGGTATCTCGTTCATTGCCGCGCCAATCT is part of the Desulfatiglans sp. genome and harbors:
- a CDS encoding plasmid stabilization protein; this encodes MASLTIRNIDDSLKATLRMSAALNKRSMEEEARQILKRYLLHQKCSTGIGTRISKLFSEIGGVELPQVSRSLPRQSSILSND